In Bombus huntii isolate Logan2020A chromosome 11, iyBomHunt1.1, whole genome shotgun sequence, the sequence gttaatatacACCGATTTCCAATGTATTAAGGAAACGTAAACTTTACCTATAAATGTGCCATGTCCACCCGGATAATATTTGGTAGCGCCCCAAGAGGCCATCGGCATTACAGTGTGATGATACAAATGGAGGAATGTGATTTggctctctttctttcttagaACGAAGAATATTGTGTCTAGAAGTTCCGACAGCTTCgccaaaaaataaatatatacgcCTCTGGCGACCTacgataaatttatatttagttaaagttgaaaagtaaaatacgtaataagaGTCAACTGGAAATTAGAAATGGTAATAATACTCTAAGTGCGTCTGGTGagttagaatagtcaacaggTTGACACTTCCAACTGTACTTTCGAAGCCAAGCTGCGTCCAGACCTTCGTAAAATAGCCAAAAGCTGAGGAGAACTTGCAGGAAGTTGTAGAAGACtagaattttctttaattggTATGGTTTTCTGTGCTCCATATGTCTCGGACCCCAAGATAGGATGAAATACAAATAACCGATTATAATACTAGCACCAGGTACGGGTGATGGTATGAGGAACCAATCTCTTGTCCGAGGATCTAAAAGaggaaattaatatacaaCAGGAGAATCAAAGAAAATAATCattgaaaaaagatattatttctTACCCGATAGATCGTGAAACACATAGTGATAAAATCGAACCACTGAGTTGTTGTAGATATTT encodes:
- the LOC126871170 gene encoding elongation of very long chain fatty acids protein AAEL008004-like, which encodes MNMSSAPHIDRMSNIYNNSVVRFYHYVFHDLSDPRTRDWFLIPSPVPGASIIIGYLYFILSWGPRHMEHRKPYQLKKILVFYNFLQVLLSFWLFYEGLDAAWLRKYSWKCQPVDYSNSPDALRVARGVYIYFLAKLSELLDTIFFVLRKKESQITFLHLYHHTVMPMASWGATKYYPGGHGTFIGVVNSFVHIIMYTYYLLAALLPQYQKYLWWKKYITTLQMGQFCLAFLHSCQLLIYDCDYPKWSLIIILPNAMFFYFLFADFYSNAYKYNENYSKSIEGKENRVAKKVANGNTQNGKRKTD